The proteins below are encoded in one region of Vicugna pacos unplaced genomic scaffold, VicPac4 scaffold_113, whole genome shotgun sequence:
- the LOC140694934 gene encoding uncharacterized protein, translated as MFCCVPTPRGRGARKARSQGLGQRCRRWLSSHPRRLWPFGHRDPKSRTLQEPLDQDTHAASPSEGPLHASQGQHQLRVSLHTEGSPPPRRPPPQKPPRRHARVLPAADRQLSRPGSDLEQLPASQVEDQEPTEAQPQVTDPEQARAGEDATDQNQDHQDPAGDPELPPAAPAASAAPAANAAPEDPAPPAAPSAPAAPTAPDDPAAPAIPQGPAAPAAPQGPAAPAASKGPEDAAPAAGPLGHGQPVHASAAPGAEPPLRPPAPSSSKSHRESPPAPDLDFHSPEVICVWFFFTCLCFFHIGYGILYLAFLSFF; from the exons atgttctgctgcgtcccaacaccccgaggccgcggtgcccggaaggcccgcagccaggggctgggccagcggtgccggcgctggctcagctctcaccccaggcgcctctggccttttggccacagggacccaaag agccggacactgcaggagccgctggatcaggacacccacgccgcctccccgagcgaggggccgctgcacgcttctcagggccagcaccagctccgggtgagtctgcacacggaggggtccccgccaccacgacggcctcctccccagaaaccgcccaggcggcacgccagggtcctgcccgcggctgacaggcagctcagcagacccggctctgacctggagcagctccctgcgagtcaggtggaggaccaggagcccaccgaggcacagccccaag tcacagatccagagcaggcgcgggcaggggaagatgccacagatcaaaaccaggaccatcaggatccagcaggagaccccgagctccctcctgctgctcctgcagcttctgcagctccggcagctaacgctgctcctgaagatcctgcacctcctgcagctccttccgctccagcagctcccactgctcctgacgatcctgcagctcctgctattcctcaaggtcccgcagctcctgctgctcctcaaggtcccgcagctcccgctgcttccaaaggtcctgaagatgctgcacctgcagctggaccgctgggccacggacagccagttcacgcgtcagcagcccctggggctgagccccctctgcgcccacccgcaccttcttcttcaaaatcccaccgtgaatcccctcccgcacccgaccttgacttccattcccctgaagtgatttgtgtttggtttttcttcacttgcctctgtttctttcatatcggttatggcatcctttatcttgcctttttaagtttcttttaa